Proteins from a single region of Ensifer adhaerens:
- a CDS encoding NUDIX domain-containing protein yields the protein MKSYIQTLREKAGTGLLLCPSVAAAILDSDGRILLQEKSSGEGWSLPAGAIEPGETPVEAIIREVMEETGYPVSFEAILGVFGGKEFRHTYPNGDRVEYVVTLFRCRIIGPQTPITDRETKSLRYFSQVHMPPLGVPYPLALLFGGNSAADTPNDAPSMPRR from the coding sequence ATGAAATCCTACATTCAAACGCTTCGCGAAAAAGCCGGCACCGGCCTTCTCCTTTGCCCATCGGTGGCGGCTGCCATTCTCGATTCCGATGGCCGGATTCTGCTGCAGGAGAAGTCAAGCGGCGAAGGCTGGAGTTTGCCGGCGGGCGCAATCGAACCAGGCGAAACGCCGGTGGAGGCCATCATCCGGGAGGTGATGGAAGAAACGGGCTATCCGGTCTCGTTCGAAGCGATCCTGGGCGTGTTCGGTGGCAAAGAGTTTCGGCACACCTACCCAAATGGCGACCGTGTCGAATACGTGGTTACCCTGTTCAGGTGCCGGATCATCGGCCCTCAGACCCCGATCACCGACCGGGAAACAAAGTCGCTGCGCTACTTCTCGCAAGTGCACATGCCGCCACTGGGAGTGCCCTATCCATTAGCGCTCTTGTTTGGAGGCAACTCCGCTGCCGACACGCCTAACGATGCGCCATCAATGCCGCGACGATGA
- a CDS encoding DUF1045 domain-containing protein: protein MRYAICFTPPMADPLSAVAASWLGRNVYSGEPTEMPSVAGLSSAEIAYHTAVPRRFGFHAVMMSAFRLHPDMTESQLLKALMHFAGAQTPFEIDRLEVARIGRCFGLMPQVPSTAMHLLAANVVQEFDAFRAPLSEDEIERSDPDRLTAPQFSNLYRWGDPHVMDEYRFHMMLTGPLASDAMRQVEAPLRDLFEPCLAPPLAIGSLALFVEQEAGAPLRVHSQHPLGKISTNARADRAKRVAADPSLGSGSIRPLPLIVAALMAHR, encoded by the coding sequence ATGCGCTACGCCATTTGTTTTACGCCGCCGATGGCCGACCCGCTTTCCGCAGTCGCCGCAAGCTGGCTTGGGCGCAACGTCTATTCCGGCGAACCGACGGAAATGCCTTCGGTTGCAGGGCTGAGCTCTGCCGAAATCGCTTACCATACGGCCGTGCCACGCCGCTTCGGCTTCCATGCCGTGATGATGTCGGCGTTTCGTCTGCATCCGGACATGACGGAATCACAGCTCCTGAAGGCGCTGATGCATTTCGCCGGAGCACAGACACCGTTCGAAATCGACCGCCTGGAGGTCGCCCGCATCGGCCGGTGCTTCGGCCTGATGCCGCAAGTCCCGAGTACCGCGATGCATCTGTTGGCAGCCAATGTCGTCCAGGAGTTCGATGCTTTTCGCGCACCGCTCAGCGAAGACGAGATCGAGCGCTCCGATCCCGATCGTCTGACTGCGCCGCAGTTTTCCAATCTGTACCGCTGGGGCGATCCGCATGTGATGGACGAGTACCGTTTCCACATGATGTTGACTGGCCCGCTGGCGTCGGACGCGATGCGCCAGGTCGAGGCGCCGCTTCGCGACCTGTTCGAGCCTTGCCTGGCGCCGCCGCTTGCCATCGGCAGCCTTGCCCTCTTCGTCGAGCAGGAGGCCGGCGCACCATTGCGCGTACATTCCCAGCACCCGCTTGGCAAGATCTCCACGAATGCACGCGCCGATCGCGCCAAACGTGTTGCCGCCGATCCCTCTCTCGGTTCGGGATCGATCCGGCCCTTGCCGCTCATCGTCGCGGCATTGATGGCGCATCGTTAG
- a CDS encoding PRC-barrel domain-containing protein, with amino-acid sequence MSYHNANLQDARIKETHDLIASDKVEGTKVYGSDDKNIGSIERVIIEKRSGRVAYAVLGFGGFLGIGEDHYPLPWAKLTYDERLGGYRTDVTRDQVERAPKYHGTEEYDWNAENGRRVYDYYGVPPYWM; translated from the coding sequence GTGAGCTATCACAACGCAAACCTGCAGGATGCCCGGATCAAGGAAACCCATGACCTGATCGCGAGCGACAAGGTTGAAGGCACGAAGGTCTATGGCTCCGACGACAAGAACATCGGCTCGATCGAGCGCGTGATCATCGAGAAGCGCAGCGGCCGCGTCGCCTACGCCGTGCTCGGCTTCGGCGGCTTCCTCGGCATCGGTGAGGACCACTACCCGCTGCCATGGGCCAAGTTGACCTATGACGAGAGGCTTGGCGGCTATCGCACTGATGTGACTCGCGATCAGGTCGAGCGCGCGCCGAAATACCACGGCACGGAGGAATACGACTGGAACGCGGAAAACGGTCGTCGCGTCTACGACTACTACGGCGTACCGCCCTATTGGATGTAA